A window from Dioscorea cayenensis subsp. rotundata cultivar TDr96_F1 chromosome 10, TDr96_F1_v2_PseudoChromosome.rev07_lg8_w22 25.fasta, whole genome shotgun sequence encodes these proteins:
- the LOC120270049 gene encoding uncharacterized protein LOC120270049: MRGTGHKGGSSYRGSSDQLRHMGSPTDQRSRPVHGEHYDSLHSIARDAPTLVTFAPNVLPRPLQSSVANAYVGSSSSSASTPCASGGVTPNGEPTMDARDTTTSSMDCLPLALDESRRPRIKLVNGILHPSDVCAQKITFIFKERMDENGYSWKNVSKETKDFYWNEFQKFFVWDESMSTTIKMACQRKAAKRYRALMCSLRKGKEKSMHVFDSAWKTWTEAWNSPEFKIRCEKATANRLTEIAGPGSGISRHTGGFISHASHADRLRSRLGCDPRPLSFLK; encoded by the exons ATGAGAGGAACGGGTCATAAAGGAGGTTCAAGTTACAGAGGTTCATCTGATCAGTTGAGGCATATGGGTTCACCCACAGATCAGAGGAGTCGGCCCGTGCATGGTGAACATTATGATAGTTTACATTCGATAGCACGTGATGCTCCAACTCTAGTTACTTTTGCACCTAATGTATTGCCGCGACCATTACAATCATCTGTTGCCAATGCTTATGTgggatcatcatcatcttctgctTCTACTCCTTGTGCTAGTGGAGGGGTTACCCCTAATGGTGAACCTACTATGGATGCTAGAGATACTACGACATCATCCATGGATTGCTTGCCCCTTGCTCTTGATGAGTCAAGGAGACCACGCATAAAACTAGTGAATGGAAT ATTACATCCCTCAGATGTCTGTGCTCAAAAAATTACATTCATCTTTAAGGAAAGAATGGATGAGAATGGATATAGCTGGAAGAATGTCTCTAAGGAGACAAAGGACTTCTATTGGAATGAATTTCAG AAATTCTTTGTATGGGATGAGTCAATGTCAACTACTATTAAGATGGCATGTCAACGTAAAGCTGCAAAACGGTATAGAGCATTGATGTGTAGTTTGAGAAAggggaaagaaaaatcaatgcatgtGTTTGACTCTGCATGGAAAACATGGACTGAGGCATGGAATTCTCCGGAATTTAAAATTAGGTGTGAGAAAGCTACCGCAAACCGACTCACTGAGATTGCAGGACCTGGATCTGGTATATCACGGCACACAGGAGGCTTCATTTCTCATGCTTCCCATGCGGATAGATTG